GATAGGAAGGGAGATTTAGGTCCCGAACACGAAGCGGCGCGCGCCGGCCACATGATTGAATTTCAGGATTTCGAGACGTGGTATCGCGTGCAGCTACTTATCCGGCGCGGCCACGAGTTCAGATATAAGGGCCCGAGCATTGAACAGACAGCTATGGCATACGAAAGCTACCGAAGAGGCATGGCGGACTTCTACTGATCATTACCTGCATGTCCAAAGTAATATGAAAGCAGACTTTGCCCTTGTCTACGGCCAGGCTTCAGCCGCAGATTTGCATCTGATTTGGATGTCGATAAGCCACATGCCCGCCGGGTAGCGACCGTGGAGTTCCGTGTGATGGCCATCGGGATAGGCATGCCGTAGCTGACGAGCGTCCAGACGCCGACTAATGCCTTCGGAACCTAGCCGTGGCCGGCACCTTCACCTGGCTTCATGTCGTCCTGTGTGGCCAGTAGCGGCGATGCGGCCATGGCGGCGATGAGGCAGGCAACGAAAACCCGTTTGGTGATGGAGCATGGATTTGATTCCAGCCGACGGGACGGTTGCCCAGTTCACTCAGGCTCGTCAATTTGCTCTAGGCGAACGAACCCCTCTTCGTCTTCGCCAAGACTGCGCAGTCGGTTTCGGCGACCGCAAACGGGACACATGAAGTGTAGTCCGAAGCTGTCGATGTTCGCCTCGGCACCTCCCGTGAACTCCGGGAAGTTGGTATGGCAGCGGATACATATCCACATGCTTACAAGTGTACGCCTGCGAGGCGGCGTCGGAATACGCTGAGGCTCAGCCCAAGCTCGATTCGACGCCGATAGTAAGTTGCAAGGTGAATTCATCTGCGAAAGATTGAGCCGCGGCGGCGCAATCCTCTGTTGTCACCTGCTTGAGCTTGGTGATCGGTGGTCCGAACTCCACGCTCCGCGTTTCGTTTCTCGGAGTCTTTCGCAACCGCCTAATTCCGTTTAAAAACTCAGCGCCACCGTTGCGCTTACTAGTACGAATATCCCGCAATATCAGTCACTTACGCTTGACTCGACGGACACTAAAGGTGTAGCGTTCGGCTGCATCTGAATATCATTGGGCGACGCAGAATAGCGGTCGCAAGTTTTCTGCAATTGCACCGAACGCTTCGGCTACGCCGCGGCTAGACCTCACTTTGCTCCAGAGCCCCACCCCATCGCGGACTGGGGCGCGATTGTCTTCGCCTCGAACTTCACGATCTGGGTCAGGAAATCAGCTGTGGCGCCAAACAAAGTCTCTAGAGAGCAACTGGAACAACGGTGCCTTCCTGAGGAAGGAGTCCAATACGTTCTCGATGTATGCGACTCCCCTCCTAGCCGTAAGGTCGGTCGAAAGAGGCGTCGCAATCTGATCCTCGAAGTGCCCATGCGCTGCGTCCACGCCGTGCTCCAGGCGGAATCTTTGACTGGGGAATACTGCTTTCTCCTGGAATTGGATCGTCGCAATGATGTAGTTGCTGTATTCGATCAGCCAATAACGATCAAAGTCGAGATTACTGATCGCTTAGGTCGGCAGACGAGAACGCAATACACAGCCGACTACCTAGTCGTCTATGAGTCGAAAGTCTGCGCTATCGAACTCAAAGCAGACGACGAACTCTCCGAACTGGTCAGCGCACGGCCTCAGGATTGGCAGGTCGAAGAAGGCCGTTATCGTTATCTCCCTGCGGTACGACGCTTCGGTGCGATGGGTATCGAACATATCGTCATACCAAACAGTACGTTCAATACAATCAGGGCAGACAATATTACCCTCCTCGGTACCATCCGTAGGGTTCCCGATACAAGGAGATATCGGAAAGCACGCACCGGGTTGATGCAGCTCCTTCATGACGAGCAGACGATGCTGCTCGCCGACATACTAGAACGCGTCGGCGATACAGATACGACACCCATTCTGCAACTCATCGATTCGGGCGACCTTTTCGCTGATCTGGACGGCGTTACGCTTTCAGACCCAGCTAGCGTATGGGTGTCGGTTGACCCCAACTTGGCAAGCATCGCGCAGGAATCCAGCGCCAATCTCTCGCTTTACCTCAACAGCACTGAGCTAGAGGCAGACGGTTTCATAGATCCGCATTATTCCCTCGAGGTTGCTACGCGCCTCTTAGTTGCTCAGGGGCTATCTAAGCTGAACAAGCACGGAAAGCCCCTGTCCGACAGAACCATAAGGAGGCACAGAAGCGCCTTCACCAAGGGCCAAGGCAACCCGATCGCACTTCAACCGAAATGGGCTAACTGCGGAAACCATGAGCTACGCATCAGCAATCTCCATCAAACCTATCTCTCTGAATGCATCCACTCCGGCAAGAGTGACCCGGACCATCCCAGCACGGAAAAATGTTTTCGGAAATACGAGCGAGAATTCGAAGAGGCTCGTGAATTCCTGGGCTTCTACGACACGCGACCAATCGCGCGGTCGACCTTCTATAAATATTGGGACACGACTTCTTACCGGGATGACGACTCCCGCAGCAAAGGTGGCCGCCGTCTCGCGAATGCTGATGCAGAGTCCCTGGAACCAACGGCAAAATCTCTGGTTGTAAGTCGGCCTTTTGCGGTCGCTCATATTGATCATTGGAAGTGCGACTTCTTTCTAGTCGTCGGCATCGTCAATGGAAAGGTCATAGTGGCTAGACCGTGGTTAACAGCTATGGTCGATGCCTTCAGTGGCGAGGTACTCGCCATCTGGCTCTCCTTCGCGAACCCAAGTCGACGATCGTGCACCATGGTCATCAGAGACTGCGTACGACGCCACAACAGGCTTCCAGAGATGATCGTGGTCGATGGGGGAAGCGATTTCCGGAGCGTACACTTCCAAGTCATGCTCGCAACATTGGGTGTGGTCCGCTGTGAAAGGCCGCCGGAGGACCCGCGCTTTGGGCAAGAAGTCGAGCGCCTCTTTGGAGCCTTCAAAGAGCGGTTCGCGCGCGGCCTTCCCGGATTCGGGATAAGCATCGAGAAGTCTCGTGCAGTATCCGCCGCCTTCAAGTCCGAAAAGAGGGCAACGCTATCCCTTCTGGACGGATTTAACGTGCTGGAGGCTTACGTATTCCATGGCTACAACCACTCTCCAAAGCCTGGTGAAAACTCGTCTAGATACGCAATGAAGGAGAAGGCGCTGCGCCTTTACCCCCATTGCGGCCGTCCTATCGACTGGGACATCAAATTCTTGATCGCCACCTCGATCGAAGCCCCCGGAAGGGATTACACGCTGTGGCCAGGACGTGGTCTACATGTCAATGACAAGTGGTACACATCATCTAGGCTGAAAGCCTATAGAGGGTTCAAGAAGCAACTGATTGTTCGTCTTGAGCCATATGCCGACAGTGTCATTTACGTATACATCGATGGCAAATGGCTGGTTTGCCTAAATTCGCAGGCGAAGCTTCAGTTCGCTATGACGGAGCGCAGCCTCCTAATGGCCACAGCCGAGCGGTCTGATCTTCGTGCCGTTCGAAGGGAATTGGAGAACGAGATGACACGATACGCTGCGGCGATTGTCGATCAAAAGCTTGAGGAAATAGCAAGCCAAAGGTCATCACATCCCGAACCAGCGAGTAATGAAAGCGTTTCTACAGAGGACAGCGACGGCGTGACTAGACGTGTGCTGTTCAACTTTGATGACATTGAGCCCTTTGCGAACGAGGAAGGCTAATGCAAAGGATCTCTCGCGTTACGCACGGGGTAATCCGCCATCGCCTCTTGGAGGAGGCACGATCCATGTTTCTTCCCATGAGCCTCGATGCAGGAGACGGCCTGGTGATTTTGTTGCTGGGTCCGACACAGTGTGGAAAATCCATCCTCTTCCATGAAGTTGTGCATGCCCTTAAAGCCGCATTCTTGGATAACCGTCCAGGAGCCATTCCCATTGCAGCGCTCCAGATTGAGACCGTCGGTGACGGAAGAGCCAAACCCAAGTGGCTCGGGCTCGAGCTTCTCAAAGAGCTTCGGCACCCGATATACGAGCATATCGGCGACCTTGACGAGCATGACCACTACTTCCCTTCCAAGGGGAGAGATGAAGGAACTATGCGCGTAGCACTCAAGGCTGCGCTAAATGGGAGGTATACACGCCGAGTCTGCCTTGATGAGGTGCACCTCCTCACTAGGACAAAGGACCCCGAGCTCAGGGCAGCCATTCTTGAGTCCGTGAAATGCACCTGCGCTATCGATCGGACCTTGATCGCAAGCGGCGGTTATGAAATCGCCTATAAAGGTCTATTTGACTCCTCGCACTTTAGTGGGCGCGTTGTAACTATAGACTTCGGCAACTACGAGAGCAGTCGTAAGGAAGATGTTTGCGACTGGGTCCGTATACTCAAAACGTACGGGCAACATCTCAAGCTGACGCCGGAGACTCTTCTCTTTGACGAGTTTGAGTCCCTCATGGTGATGACCAATGGGGTCGTTGGCCTGCTCGACAAGATGCTTTGGCGAGCTCAAATAACCGCCGCCTCAAAAAATTCACCGATAGATCGGGCCATTCTCTTTAGCTGCGCGCCACCCGCTAACGAACAGGCTTCTATCGCGAAGGACATTCAAAAGGGAAAGGCGGCAATTGCGTTAGCCACGGGGCTTACCAAACGCGCGGAGACTGGAGATAACAAAGAAGTCACGAAGGTGAACGCCGGCCAAGGTCTAAAACCTTTTGAAAGGAGGCCAGATCGAAATTCGGCTATGGAAATATCAATCCATGACGACGACTGACTATCTACCTATCCAGCCAATAGGCCTTGGAACAATAGAAGTGGAGGCGTTTGGGTCTGTACTTTGTCGCATGGCACAGGCACATAGCGTATCCGTCTATACGCTAGCCATGCATCTTCGCCATTGGTGGAAGCGAAGCCACCTCGGTGACGACAGAGCAAAACTAAATATCGTGAACGGTATTAACCCCATGCTGTGCGGCTACGGGCCCAACATCGACGCCTATTTGGATATTGTCAAAGAGGCCACCGGCTGCGAAGCCATCGAAAGAACCACGTTCCTCGCCCTAAAGGGGGCGCTGGATCCTAACGGGCACGGCGTAATACGTCCTGATCGTGCTTGGTGTCCTGCGTGCTTGGAGGAGGCACACCTGAGTGGAGAGCAATTTTACGACCGTCTCGCATGGGCAACTAAAGCTATTCGCCGGTGCCCCATACACAAGCTCAGTCTGTCTACGAAGTGCCCTTCATGTCATGCAACCCAGCTCCATTATCACCATTTAGGAGCTATGGATCTCTGCTTTAAGTGCAAGAGTCCTCTACGCACCGTCGCGGAAGCCTGGGTGGTGATACCGGAGCCTCAACTTTACGAACGAGAGTGCCTCGATCTAGTGGGGAAGATCTCCGCGGGAGAACTTCGAATCGCACCTAACGCCTACAGCGTCTTTATCACGACATTCGCTGAGTATCTATCGCCGCTTGGAAAGAAGATATCAAGATTCGCTTACAAGGCACCGCGAAGACCACAGCTTGCAAGAGAGGGGAGGCCGCCCAGGCTCGATACGCTACTGAGACGTTGCGCGGCATTTGGTGTAAGTCCTGCAGATGTCCTGAGCGATCCAGAAGGCACCGCAAAGTCTGCGTGCCTTCTCGAGTTCGCCCGTTTGGATCTCCCGGCTACCGCGAAACCTCGAAGAGCGGCCGAACTAGTTGAGCTGGCAAGGCGCCGTCTAGAAAGCGAGCTTGACGAAGCAAGGATCGATGCAATTCCTTCGCTGCGCCAGATCGCCCGCGACGTAGGGGTCTCTACTGGGTTTCTCAACTTTCATTTTCCCGACCTGATCCCGAAGTACTCCGTCTTACGGAAGACAAATTCCAAGCGATCGATACAGCGGTCGCGAGACTCCGCTCTCGCATTCCTCCTTGCTGGTCCAGTATTTGAGTACCCTTCCCCAGAGTTCTCAAGCCAGGACCGCCTGGTCGAAGCGACCGTTGAACGTACCGGGATTGGAGTTCGCGCCGCCAGACTGGCCGTGAAGGCTGCTCTTAAGCAGCGATTCGGTGCCAAGAGCTACGAGAAGTACAGAAAGAGACGAAGGCGCGACCCCACGGCGAAATGGCCACCGTGCGATTAGCCTTGGCGGTCCTGGCCACCTATCAAGAGCGTGAATGTTGCGCCCTGCTGGACAAACTTGAAGGACGTCCGTCGAGGTTTGGCCAAAACGGCCAAACTTTGGCGGATCGCGCAGCAAGTCTAGAAAACCCGCAAATTGATG
This genomic interval from Dyella japonica A8 contains the following:
- a CDS encoding TniQ family protein, whose product is MTTTDYLPIQPIGLGTIEVEAFGSVLCRMAQAHSVSVYTLAMHLRHWWKRSHLGDDRAKLNIVNGINPMLCGYGPNIDAYLDIVKEATGCEAIERTTFLALKGALDPNGHGVIRPDRAWCPACLEEAHLSGEQFYDRLAWATKAIRRCPIHKLSLSTKCPSCHATQLHYHHLGAMDLCFKCKSPLRTVAEAWVVIPEPQLYERECLDLVGKISAGELRIAPNAYSVFITTFAEYLSPLGKKISRFAYKAPRRPQLAREGRPPRLDTLLRRCAAFGVSPADVLSDPEGTAKSACLLEFARLDLPATAKPRRAAELVELARRRLESELDEARIDAIPSLRQIARDVGVSTGFLNFHFPDLIPKYSVLRKTNSKRSIQRSRDSALAFLLAGPVFEYPSPEFSSQDRLVEATVERTGIGVRAARLAVKAALKQRFGAKSYEKYRKRRRRDPTAKWPPCD
- a CDS encoding DDE-type integrase/transposase/recombinase yields the protein MRCVHAVLQAESLTGEYCFLLELDRRNDVVAVFDQPITIKVEITDRLGRQTRTQYTADYLVVYESKVCAIELKADDELSELVSARPQDWQVEEGRYRYLPAVRRFGAMGIEHIVIPNSTFNTIRADNITLLGTIRRVPDTRRYRKARTGLMQLLHDEQTMLLADILERVGDTDTTPILQLIDSGDLFADLDGVTLSDPASVWVSVDPNLASIAQESSANLSLYLNSTELEADGFIDPHYSLEVATRLLVAQGLSKLNKHGKPLSDRTIRRHRSAFTKGQGNPIALQPKWANCGNHELRISNLHQTYLSECIHSGKSDPDHPSTEKCFRKYEREFEEAREFLGFYDTRPIARSTFYKYWDTTSYRDDDSRSKGGRRLANADAESLEPTAKSLVVSRPFAVAHIDHWKCDFFLVVGIVNGKVIVARPWLTAMVDAFSGEVLAIWLSFANPSRRSCTMVIRDCVRRHNRLPEMIVVDGGSDFRSVHFQVMLATLGVVRCERPPEDPRFGQEVERLFGAFKERFARGLPGFGISIEKSRAVSAAFKSEKRATLSLLDGFNVLEAYVFHGYNHSPKPGENSSRYAMKEKALRLYPHCGRPIDWDIKFLIATSIEAPGRDYTLWPGRGLHVNDKWYTSSRLKAYRGFKKQLIVRLEPYADSVIYVYIDGKWLVCLNSQAKLQFAMTERSLLMATAERSDLRAVRRELENEMTRYAAAIVDQKLEEIASQRSSHPEPASNESVSTEDSDGVTRRVLFNFDDIEPFANEEG